A genomic window from Rhea pennata isolate bPtePen1 chromosome 12, bPtePen1.pri, whole genome shotgun sequence includes:
- the IP6K1 gene encoding inositol hexakisphosphate kinase 1 isoform X1 — MCVCQTMEVGKYGKNATQSGDRGVLLEPFIHQVGGHSSMMRYDDHTVCKPLITREQRFYESLPPEMKEFTPEYKGVVSVCFEGDSDGYINLVAYPYVENEALEQDDMPERDQPRRKHSRRSLHRSGSGTEHKEEKPGLASDGTESSIQEMKSPRVDLHIHSDVPFQMLDGNSGLSSEKISYNPWSLRCHKQQLSRMRSESKDRKLYKFLLLENVVHHFRFPCVLDLKMGTRQHGDDASEEKAARQMKKCEQSTSATLGVRVCGMQVYQLDTGHYLCRNKYYGRGLSIEGFRNALYQYLHNGLELRKDLFEPVLTKLRSLKAVLERQASYRFYSSSLLIIYDGKDSRAGMFVERRAEMRLKRVDSSVPESLQDSSSTESSSSAQPKVDVRMIDFAHSTFKGFRDDPTVHDGPDMGYVFGLESLINIMERMREENQ, encoded by the exons ATGTGTGTTTGTCAAACCATGGAAGTGGGCAAGTATGGCAAGAATGCCACTCAATCTGGAGACCGAGGGGTCCTGCTGGAGCCTTTCATTCACCAGGTTGGCGGCCACAGCAGCATGATGCGCTATGATGACCATACTGTCTGCAAGCCTTTAATTACCAGAGAACAGCGCTTCTATGAATCTCTGCCCCCAGAAATGAAGGAGTTCACACCTGAGTACAAAG GTGTGGTGTCTGTCTGTTTTGAGGGAGACAGTGATGGCTACATTAACCTGGTGGCATATCCTTATGTGGAGAATGAGGCTTTGGAACAGGATGATATGCCAGAGAGGGACCAGCCACGACGCAAGCACTCGCGTCGGAGCCTTCATAGATCAGGCAGCGGCACTGAGCACAAGGAGGAAAAACCTGGCCTGGCCAGTGATGGCACTGAAAG CAGCATCCAGGAAATGAAGAGTCCCAGAGTAGACTTGCACATCCATTCAGATGTTCCATTCCAGATGTTGGATGGAAACAGTGGTCTGAGTTCTGAAAAGATCAGCTACAACCCCTGGAGCCTGCGCTGTcacaagcagcagctgagccGCATGCGATCGGAGTCCAAGGACCGAAAACTCTATA AGTTCCTTTTGCTGGAGAATGTGGTGCATCATTTCAGGTTTCCCTGTGTACTTGATCTGAAGATGGGGACCAGACAGCATGGAGATGATGCCTCTGAGGAGAAGGCTGCTCGGCAGATGAAGAAGTGTGAACAGAGTACTTCTGCCACCTTGGGTGTACGCGTGTGTGGGATGCAG GTCTATCAGCTGGACACAGGGCATTACTTATGCAGGAATAAATACTATGGACGCGGTCTTTCCATCGAGGGCTTCCGCAATGCCCTCTACCAGTATCTCCACAATGGCCTAGAGCTGCGTAAGGACCTCTTTGAACCTGTCCTCACCAAACTCCGAAGTCTGAAAGCAGTTTTGGAGAGACAGGCCTCCTACCGCTTCTACTCCAGCTCCCTTCTCATCATTTATGATGGGAAAGACAGCAGGGCAGGGATGTTTGTGGAGCGCCGGGCAGAGATGCGCCTGAAGCGGGTAGACAGCTCTGTCCCTGAGAGCCTTCAGGatagcagcagcacagagtccAGCTCCTCGGCCCAGCCCAAGGTGGATGTGCGTATGATTGACTTTGCGCATAGCACGTTCAAAGGCTTTCGTGATGACCCTACTGTGCATGATGGACCGGATATGGGTTATGTATTTGGGCTGGAAAGCCTCATCAACATCATGGAACGGATGCGCGAGGAAAACCAGTAG
- the IP6K1 gene encoding inositol hexakisphosphate kinase 1 isoform X2: MCVCQTMEVGKYGKNATQSGDRGVLLEPFIHQVGGHSSMMRYDDHTVCKPLITREQRFYESLPPEMKEFTPEYKGVVSVCFEGDSDGYINLVAYPYVENEALEQDDMPERDQPRRKHSRRSLHRSGSGTEHKEEKPGLASDGTESIQEMKSPRVDLHIHSDVPFQMLDGNSGLSSEKISYNPWSLRCHKQQLSRMRSESKDRKLYKFLLLENVVHHFRFPCVLDLKMGTRQHGDDASEEKAARQMKKCEQSTSATLGVRVCGMQVYQLDTGHYLCRNKYYGRGLSIEGFRNALYQYLHNGLELRKDLFEPVLTKLRSLKAVLERQASYRFYSSSLLIIYDGKDSRAGMFVERRAEMRLKRVDSSVPESLQDSSSTESSSSAQPKVDVRMIDFAHSTFKGFRDDPTVHDGPDMGYVFGLESLINIMERMREENQ; this comes from the exons ATGTGTGTTTGTCAAACCATGGAAGTGGGCAAGTATGGCAAGAATGCCACTCAATCTGGAGACCGAGGGGTCCTGCTGGAGCCTTTCATTCACCAGGTTGGCGGCCACAGCAGCATGATGCGCTATGATGACCATACTGTCTGCAAGCCTTTAATTACCAGAGAACAGCGCTTCTATGAATCTCTGCCCCCAGAAATGAAGGAGTTCACACCTGAGTACAAAG GTGTGGTGTCTGTCTGTTTTGAGGGAGACAGTGATGGCTACATTAACCTGGTGGCATATCCTTATGTGGAGAATGAGGCTTTGGAACAGGATGATATGCCAGAGAGGGACCAGCCACGACGCAAGCACTCGCGTCGGAGCCTTCATAGATCAGGCAGCGGCACTGAGCACAAGGAGGAAAAACCTGGCCTGGCCAGTGATGGCACTGAAAG CATCCAGGAAATGAAGAGTCCCAGAGTAGACTTGCACATCCATTCAGATGTTCCATTCCAGATGTTGGATGGAAACAGTGGTCTGAGTTCTGAAAAGATCAGCTACAACCCCTGGAGCCTGCGCTGTcacaagcagcagctgagccGCATGCGATCGGAGTCCAAGGACCGAAAACTCTATA AGTTCCTTTTGCTGGAGAATGTGGTGCATCATTTCAGGTTTCCCTGTGTACTTGATCTGAAGATGGGGACCAGACAGCATGGAGATGATGCCTCTGAGGAGAAGGCTGCTCGGCAGATGAAGAAGTGTGAACAGAGTACTTCTGCCACCTTGGGTGTACGCGTGTGTGGGATGCAG GTCTATCAGCTGGACACAGGGCATTACTTATGCAGGAATAAATACTATGGACGCGGTCTTTCCATCGAGGGCTTCCGCAATGCCCTCTACCAGTATCTCCACAATGGCCTAGAGCTGCGTAAGGACCTCTTTGAACCTGTCCTCACCAAACTCCGAAGTCTGAAAGCAGTTTTGGAGAGACAGGCCTCCTACCGCTTCTACTCCAGCTCCCTTCTCATCATTTATGATGGGAAAGACAGCAGGGCAGGGATGTTTGTGGAGCGCCGGGCAGAGATGCGCCTGAAGCGGGTAGACAGCTCTGTCCCTGAGAGCCTTCAGGatagcagcagcacagagtccAGCTCCTCGGCCCAGCCCAAGGTGGATGTGCGTATGATTGACTTTGCGCATAGCACGTTCAAAGGCTTTCGTGATGACCCTACTGTGCATGATGGACCGGATATGGGTTATGTATTTGGGCTGGAAAGCCTCATCAACATCATGGAACGGATGCGCGAGGAAAACCAGTAG